A segment of the Candidatus Nitrososphaera gargensis Ga9.2 genome:
TTAATACCGTAGGTATTAACAATATTGCGATTTGCCGCTCAAAGCCCCATGCTACATTGCGCTGGCAGGTCTGAAAGACTTTGGCAGGCTGGTATGCGCGCTCGAGCGGACGCCAATGCCGGCATTCTCGCTCCGGTTCAACAAGCGCGACGTGCTGGCGGCCCAGACTGATATCATCAACGGCAGACCGGTCATCTATTATGCAGAGAGCGATTCAAAGGATGGCCAGTACCTTGCCTACCGCGTGAGCAACGGGGTTGAAGAGGTGCTGCTTGCCAGCTCTGTGGACAACCCTACCTTTGTCTACTCGCCCATCCTGAAGGTGGAAAAGTTCCCCAGCGCGCTTGCAAGGTCAGCAAGGGTCGAGAAAAAATCAGGCTACACCGTCATAAAGCTAAAAGATTTGTCGAGCCTTGCCAAGGTCGCCGCCTACAAGACTATCTATGACGAGCCTCCGCTGCCACTGTTCCTGTTCAAAGAGCGCGGGGGCAAGGTGATCCTTGGCACCACAATGAGTGTAAACGACAATGAAACCGTATCATACTTTTACTACGTCACGCTGGCCGAGGAGCCAAAGGAGCCATTCCTACGCTACTCGAGCCAGAGGGTCGAGCAGCCGGTCTTCTCGGTAAGGCTTGACGAGCATGGTTATGTCTATCTCAAGGTGATAAGGCTTGCAGCGGACCACCCGCTGGTAAAGACCTATGAGTAACAGCAGGGAGCCATTTCGTGAAAGGATCGCAAGAGCCGCCGATGCCAAGAAGAGCCCGATAGTGCTAGCGCTTGACCTGCCGACAAGCAAACGCAACCTGCCGGCATTTGCGGCAAAAACTATCCGCGCAGTAGGACAACATATTTGCGCAGTCAAGATGAATTTCCACCTTATCCTTCCGCTATCTGCATCTGAAATATCGCGGATAAACAAGCTTGTGCATTCCTATGGCCTGCAGTCGATTGCAGACATCAAGCTGAACGACATTGAAAACACGAACGAAGTCGCTATCGATCATCTGACAAGGATGGGCTTTGACGCCGTCATAGCAAATCCCTTTATCGGCAAGGGAGGGCTGGCGGCGCTTGTGCAAAAGGCGCACAAGGCAGGTGCCGGCGTCATTGCACTGGTCTATATGAGTCACCCAGGCGCAAAGGAGGGCTTTGGGCTCGAGGTCGGCGGGAGGGGTCTGTACAGTGAATTTCTTGAAAGGGCAACAGGAGCGGGAGCCGACGGCATTGTCGTGGGCGCAACCCAGCTTGATATTTTAAGGCAGGTAGCAAAGCAGCAGTTGCCAGTGTATTCGCCAGGGATAGGGGCGCAGGGCGGCGACGCAGAGCAGGCAATCAGGAGCGGAGCCGACTATTTGATAATTGGAAGGTCGATAGTGGAGGCCGCACAGCCGGCCAAAGTAGCAAAGGAAATCCAGAGTAGAATTTTATTATCTGTACGCAAGTGACCGCTGCTGCAAGTACTCCTTGGCGGCCAATAGCAGGTTCTTGGCGTTGCGATAAGTCAGCTGCTGTATGGCGTCGTCAAATTTTTTCCATGCAAAGCCGATGTGCTCGTGCGAAATCGTCACTTGGCGCGTGCGCGTCTGAGCAAGGAACAATACGACCTCCTTCTGGACGAGCCTCCTGCCGTGCCGATACTTGTATTCGATTTTCATGCGGAAGCTATCAAGGAATTCGACATCGGTGATGCCGGTCTCCTCCCTGATCTCTCGGATGGCGGCCTGCTTTTCGCTCTCGCCTGCCT
Coding sequences within it:
- the pyrF gene encoding orotidine-5'-phosphate decarboxylase, with the protein product MSNSREPFRERIARAADAKKSPIVLALDLPTSKRNLPAFAAKTIRAVGQHICAVKMNFHLILPLSASEISRINKLVHSYGLQSIADIKLNDIENTNEVAIDHLTRMGFDAVIANPFIGKGGLAALVQKAHKAGAGVIALVYMSHPGAKEGFGLEVGGRGLYSEFLERATGAGADGIVVGATQLDILRQVAKQQLPVYSPGIGAQGGDAEQAIRSGADYLIIGRSIVEAAQPAKVAKEIQSRILLSVRK
- a CDS encoding bis(5'-nucleosyl)-tetraphosphatase, with the translated sequence MVDERSAGAVMFYMEGTAEPEYLLLHYTAGHWDFPKGNIEAGESEKQAAIREIREETGITDVEFLDSFRMKIEYKYRHGRRLVQKEVVLFLAQTRTRQVTISHEHIGFAWKKFDDAIQQLTYRNAKNLLLAAKEYLQQRSLAYR